The Methylocystis bryophila genome contains the following window.
TTCAGTGTGAGGGCGCTCCCCCTGAGGGCGCTCCCCCTTCGAACTTAATCATTTGAGAGGAAAAGAATCGCGAAGATCGTGGAGAATTGCGATCGAATACATTTACGGCTTATGCGGAACGCACGCCAAGCGGTTCCGCGGGTCCCATAGAGGCTTAGACGCGATGCGCGGTCGCACGTCATTAAACCCCCGCTTGATCGGGCGTCGCCGTGAGTTCGACCAAGGGTGGCCCTCCTCTTCGATGGGAGAGCCTTTGTGAGGACCTTCCTCGGCGAGCGCGAAGGGCGCCCGAAGCTCTTTCGTACGGCGATAAGCGTCTGCGCCGCGACGCTCGTGGCGCTCGGACTTCTCGCCAGTGCCAAGGGACTCTACGAGCGTCGGATACAGGAATTACAAAAGTCGATTGAAGCGCAGCTTCAGAGCATCGCCAAGCTGAAGGCAAGGCAGATTTCCGTCTGGCGCAGGGAGCGTCTGGCTGACGCAAGGGTTCTGCAGGCGAACAGACCGTTGATCGCGGCGGCCAGGCGATGGCTGGAGGCAGTCGCCTCGCTGCGCGAAATGCAAGAAACTCACGGTTACTTGAAGGAAGTTAGTCGAAACTATAAATTTTCGGGCTTCGTTCTGTTGGATCCGGACGGTCAGCGCATCGACTGGTCGAAGCACAAGGGCAACGGACGGCGGAACGTTGACGATACGGCCCTCGTAAAAGATTCGCTGCTGCGCCATGAGCCCGAGCTGAGCGACATTCACGCGGTTCCTGGAGCGCGCGACCCTTTCTTGTCCCTGGCGATCCCGATTTTTCACAAGAATACGCCCGTTGGGGCGATCGTTTTTTTGATCGACGCGCGCGATGATTTGTTGCCGATGGCGGAGGCTTGGCCTCTTCCGACCGAAGGCGCCGAAACCTTGATCGTTCGGCGGGAGAACGATGCGGTGCTGTTCCTCAGCGACTCGAAATTTCGCGCCGACGCCGCGATGCATTTGCGAATTCCTTTGACCGAGATCAACGCGCCGGCAGTTCAGGCCGCGCTCGGGCGTCAGGGCGAAATCGACGGTCGCGATGATGATCGGGGCGTTCCCGTTCTTGCTGCAGGCGAGCGGGTGCCCGACACGCCCTGGGTTTTGATCACGAAGATTGACGCTGAACAGGCGCTGGGCCAAGCGCGCCAACAGGCGCGGCTGGAGCTGGCGGGGCTGTTGATCATGCTCTCGGCTTCGGCGCTCGTGTTCAGCGGCGTAGCCGACGCAAAGAAAAGACGGCACGAAAAAGAGCTGGCGCAGCGGGAAGCGTTTGAGCGCTCCATTCTCGATAACGCAGGCGCAGCGATCGTCGCGGCTACCGAAGATGGAATCATTCGGCTCTTCAATCCCGAAGCCGAGCGGCTGACCGGTTACGCCGCAGCGGAGATGATCGATAAGCAAACGCCCGAACGCTACCACGACGTCGACGAAATCGCGGCCCGGGCGAAGGCGCTGTCGACGCAAATTGGCGAGATTGTCGAGCCGGGCTTCCCCGTGTTTGTCGCGATGGCGCGTCACGCAAAATCGGAGCCCGGCGAGTGGACCTTTGTGCAAAAGAACGGCCGGCGGGTGCCGGTCGTCATGACCATCACCGCTTCTCGCGACGGGACTGGCGCCGTAACGGGCTTCTTGGCCTTGGCGCGAGACATTTCGGAGCGCAGGGCGATGGAGCTGGCGCTGCAGGCGGAGCATGCGCGCCTGCAGGAGTCTTTCCGCTTGCTCGCGGTCGCGAAGAAAGCGGCGGAGGCGGCGAATAGCGCGAAGGGCGAATTTTTGGCGAATATGAGCCACGAGATTCGAACGCCCATGAACAGCGTTCTCGGCGCCGCCCAGTTGCTGCGCGCCGAGTCCCTGTCGGTCGAGCAGACCGAATTGGTGACTCAAATCCTCGAGGCTGGGCGCACGCTGCTGGGCGTCATCAACGACATCCTCGACTTTTCGAAAGTCGAGGCCGGCCAACTGCGGATCGACCGGCAACCCTTCGCTCTGGAGGAGACTCTGGCGCGGGTCGGCAGCCTCTTGGGAAACGCCGCCCACGCCAAAGATTTGAGCCTGCATATCGAGTGCGCGCCTGAGCTGCACAGCGCGGTCCTTATGGGCGACGCTCTTCGGCTGGAGCAGATTCTGATCAATTTGGTGGGCAACGCGGTCAAGTTCACAGCTCGAGGCGATGTTTGGCTGCGCGTCACGGCGCTGACGCTGACCTCCTCGGCCGCGCGCCTGCGGTTCGAGGTTCAAGACACCGGCGTCGGGATCGATGCGGAAAAGGCGTCTCGCCTCTTCGAGCCCTTCATCCAGGCCGATAGCGCGATCACCCGCCGTTTTGGCGGCACGGGGTTGGGGCTATCCATCAGCAAACGTCTGGTCGAGCTCATGGGCGGCGCCATAGGCGCGGAGGGCGCCGTCGGAAAAGGCAGCACCTTTTGGTTTGAGCTTCCTTTCGATCTGCAACCGGAAGGAAGCCTCGCCGCGCAGGCCAGCCCTCAGCACGCCAATGTGGGGCCGCGGTTGTCAGGATTGCGCTGCCTGGTGGCGGACGACATCCCCATGAATCGCGTGGTCATCAAGCAGATGTTGGCACGGGAAGGCGCACAGGCCACGCTGGCCGTGGATGGACAGCAAGCCTTGCAGTATCTGCAAGCCGAGCCAAAGGCCTTCGACGCGGTTCTCATGGACGTTCAAATGCCGGTGATGGATGGCCTCTCTGCAACGCGCGCGATCAGGGGCGAGCTCGGATTGACGGAACTTCCCGTCATCGCCTTGACAGCCGGCGTGTTGCCCGAGCAGCGCCAACAAACCGATGAGGCCGGCTGTACCGATTTTCTCAGAAAGCCCGTCGATCTCGAAGAGTTGGTGGCGATGCTGCTTCGCATCGCTGCGCCTCGCTGCCGAGAGAAATAGAACAAGCAACAAATAGACCTTCGCTCGAGGGTCCCGGTCAATCAGGCCATTTCACGCCGCTACGCTCTTGGCCCAAGGGCGGGAACGAAAGGAACGGCGCCCGGCGCGGAAGCTCCACCACGCTCAAGCGCCGTCCGCGCCTCGATCTCGCTCGCTTCGCGCTTGCTACTTCCTCGGATGCGGGGCGCCGAGATAGGGAAACTCGTTGAGCGTGTCGGCGTGCGGCTTCAGCCCGCTCGCGGGACATTCGCCCTTGGTCAGAAAGGCGAGGCGATAATCGATCACATCGTCGGTGAAGATGCGGCCGTTGGGATATTTAGCCGGCTTCGAGGGATCGAAGCTCAGCACGTCGGGGAGCGTCCGCTCCTTATCGATCGCGGCGATAGCCTCTTCGCGCGAATAGTTCCCCGTGTGCCCCATCAGATGCACGAATTGCTCAAGCCAGCGGCTTCGATCGTTAACCGGCTCGCTGGCGTTGTATTCAAGCTTGGTGTCGTCGGTGTTGAAGAAGCTGCTGACGCTCGGGTGGCCGGCGCGGTCGACATGGTTCAAGGCGCCGTTTTCCCGCAAGCTGCAGCGCCCCCAGATGCGAATTTCGGGCTTGGGGTCGAGCTCGCGCGTCGGCAGCTCGACGGCGATCGAAAACACATTGGCTTGCGTGTTCGAATCGACCCCCGTCCACGGCGACTTGCCGGTGAGGTGCGGCTCGGTGAAATTGCGTTTTCCCCGGATGTCGAACAGATTTTTGATGCCGTCGAAATCAAAGAAGAAGGCGTCGCTGCGACTGCCGGCGAAGAATGTGTAATCGCCGGCCGTCACGATGTTGGGCGTCTCGCCGAATGAAACTTTCGCGTCCGTGACAATCTTTTCTCCGACCGCTTCAGCCTCACGGGCCTGCGCGCCCCTCGCCAGAAACACGCTGAACGTCTGCAGGCCGTCCTGTGGCTTCGAGAAGACGAAGCTCAGCGCGACATCGGTCTGCAAGTCGCCGTCCGTGTCGATGTTGATCCGGTAAATGGCCTCGGGGTGGAGGGCGTCGGCGTTGGGATTGGCGTTGAGGATGATTACGGTTCGAGACGTGTCGCTCGGCGACTGGAAAGCATAGAGATCGCAAAGATCCAGCCTCTGATCGCCGAGGGGTGGACCCAGGCTCAGACCGGTGAAATGATTCGACATTTTTCTCCCCCTTTTTCGCGGGAATATCCCCGTAGAAGAGCGAGACGATCTATACAAGAATGGGCTCGGCCAAGCGAGAGGAGCTTCAGCCCTGCTTCATGAGGATGTCGGACGGACGGGGAAGGGCGGAGGCGCGGTCATCCGGCCGCAGCCCAAGCGCGCCTGTCTCAACCGCGGGCCACGCGCTCAAGATAGCGATCGGAGGCTACCTGCGGCGCGGCCGTAAACCTTCCCGGCGCGCTCGACGAAGGCGTCGGCGTATTTGTGAAACGCCTTGTCAAAGACCGCCCCCATCAAGAGCCCCAGCGCCGCGCTCTTGAATTCATAGGCGATGGAGAAGTCCACGCAGGAGCGCTTGCTCCCCGAAGCGTTCGGCTCCTCGTCGCGGAAGGTCCAGCGGCTCTCGAGCCGCTTGAATGGGCCGTCGATATATTCGACCCGCACCTCGAGCTTAGGCGAGTCGCAAGTGACCCGGCTCGTGTAGCGCTCGCAAATCGCCTTGAAGCCCACCTGCATCTCGGCGACGATGATCTCGATTCCGTGCTCGAGCGGCGTCCGCCGGCGCACGCGCATGCCCTCACAAAGCGGGACGAACTTCGGATAGGACTCGACGTCGCTGACGAGTCTGAACATTTCCGCCGCAGCATAGGGCACGTGGCGGCGATCTCTGAATCTTTTCATCGTT
Protein-coding sequences here:
- a CDS encoding ATP-binding protein — encoded protein: MRTFLGEREGRPKLFRTAISVCAATLVALGLLASAKGLYERRIQELQKSIEAQLQSIAKLKARQISVWRRERLADARVLQANRPLIAAARRWLEAVASLREMQETHGYLKEVSRNYKFSGFVLLDPDGQRIDWSKHKGNGRRNVDDTALVKDSLLRHEPELSDIHAVPGARDPFLSLAIPIFHKNTPVGAIVFLIDARDDLLPMAEAWPLPTEGAETLIVRRENDAVLFLSDSKFRADAAMHLRIPLTEINAPAVQAALGRQGEIDGRDDDRGVPVLAAGERVPDTPWVLITKIDAEQALGQARQQARLELAGLLIMLSASALVFSGVADAKKRRHEKELAQREAFERSILDNAGAAIVAATEDGIIRLFNPEAERLTGYAAAEMIDKQTPERYHDVDEIAARAKALSTQIGEIVEPGFPVFVAMARHAKSEPGEWTFVQKNGRRVPVVMTITASRDGTGAVTGFLALARDISERRAMELALQAEHARLQESFRLLAVAKKAAEAANSAKGEFLANMSHEIRTPMNSVLGAAQLLRAESLSVEQTELVTQILEAGRTLLGVINDILDFSKVEAGQLRIDRQPFALEETLARVGSLLGNAAHAKDLSLHIECAPELHSAVLMGDALRLEQILINLVGNAVKFTARGDVWLRVTALTLTSSAARLRFEVQDTGVGIDAEKASRLFEPFIQADSAITRRFGGTGLGLSISKRLVELMGGAIGAEGAVGKGSTFWFELPFDLQPEGSLAAQASPQHANVGPRLSGLRCLVADDIPMNRVVIKQMLAREGAQATLAVDGQQALQYLQAEPKAFDAVLMDVQMPVMDGLSATRAIRGELGLTELPVIALTAGVLPEQRQQTDEAGCTDFLRKPVDLEELVAMLLRIAAPRCREK
- a CDS encoding DUF4331 family protein, producing MSNHFTGLSLGPPLGDQRLDLCDLYAFQSPSDTSRTVIILNANPNADALHPEAIYRINIDTDGDLQTDVALSFVFSKPQDGLQTFSVFLARGAQAREAEAVGEKIVTDAKVSFGETPNIVTAGDYTFFAGSRSDAFFFDFDGIKNLFDIRGKRNFTEPHLTGKSPWTGVDSNTQANVFSIAVELPTRELDPKPEIRIWGRCSLRENGALNHVDRAGHPSVSSFFNTDDTKLEYNASEPVNDRSRWLEQFVHLMGHTGNYSREEAIAAIDKERTLPDVLSFDPSKPAKYPNGRIFTDDVIDYRLAFLTKGECPASGLKPHADTLNEFPYLGAPHPRK
- a CDS encoding type II toxin-antitoxin system RatA family toxin — encoded protein: MKRFRDRRHVPYAAAEMFRLVSDVESYPKFVPLCEGMRVRRRTPLEHGIEIIVAEMQVGFKAICERYTSRVTCDSPKLEVRVEYIDGPFKRLESRWTFRDEEPNASGSKRSCVDFSIAYEFKSAALGLLMGAVFDKAFHKYADAFVERAGKVYGRAAGSLRSLS